A genomic stretch from Leptospira licerasiae serovar Varillal str. VAR 010 includes:
- a CDS encoding NAD(P)/FAD-dependent oxidoreductase gives MKTVILGGGISGHTAATLLKKYVKRKHEVVVVTPNSQWNWIPSNIWVGVGSMRPSQVTFALKPVYDKLGIRYVQAKAISIHPEGDLEGNKSYVTVEYVSGEQQGKKETIEYDFCVNATGPKLNFDATPGLNPQLGNSLSVCTYSHAEEASKKFEETIRRMKSGETLNFVIGTGHGTCTCQGAAFEYLFNVDYELRKAGVRDRARLLWISNEYELGDFGMGGMHLEQGGYVTSSKIFAESLFAERDIQWKTRAHVTKLENGLIHFVTLDGESGYVHSDFTMLIPPFSGVGLKAYSKSSQDITDTLFAPNGMMRVDANYQVKPFEQWKPQDWPKTYQSPSFPNLFAIGIAFAPPHSISKIMKTEEGVQISPTPPRTGMPSATMGRAVARSIADMILYGKSIPSHTASMAEMGAACVASAGKDLFNGTAASMTVYPVVPDYEKYPKFGRSLKYTTGEIGLAGHWIKLLLHYLFLYKAKAKPGWWAIPE, from the coding sequence ATGAAAACTGTGATCTTAGGTGGCGGAATTTCAGGCCATACGGCCGCGACACTTCTTAAGAAGTATGTAAAGAGAAAACACGAAGTCGTAGTTGTTACACCGAACTCACAATGGAATTGGATTCCTTCTAATATTTGGGTCGGCGTCGGCTCGATGAGACCTTCTCAAGTTACTTTCGCCTTAAAGCCAGTGTATGACAAGTTAGGAATTCGTTATGTGCAAGCGAAAGCTATTAGTATTCATCCTGAAGGAGACCTCGAAGGAAATAAATCTTATGTAACTGTCGAATACGTCTCCGGAGAGCAACAGGGAAAGAAGGAAACCATAGAATACGATTTTTGTGTGAATGCAACCGGACCTAAGTTGAACTTTGATGCGACTCCCGGTTTAAACCCTCAGCTTGGCAATAGTTTGTCAGTTTGTACATATTCACATGCGGAGGAAGCTAGTAAAAAATTTGAAGAAACAATTCGAAGGATGAAGTCCGGAGAAACGCTTAACTTTGTGATCGGAACTGGACACGGAACTTGCACATGCCAAGGAGCAGCATTCGAATATCTATTTAATGTAGATTATGAATTACGTAAGGCAGGAGTTCGAGACCGAGCCCGCTTACTATGGATCTCCAATGAATACGAATTGGGTGATTTTGGAATGGGGGGGATGCATTTGGAACAAGGCGGCTATGTTACGAGCAGTAAAATTTTCGCAGAATCCCTATTTGCCGAAAGAGATATCCAATGGAAAACCAGAGCTCATGTTACCAAACTAGAAAACGGATTGATCCATTTCGTAACTCTTGATGGAGAATCTGGATATGTTCACAGCGATTTTACGATGTTGATCCCACCTTTTTCGGGAGTAGGATTGAAAGCATATTCCAAATCCAGTCAGGATATCACCGATACCTTATTTGCTCCGAACGGGATGATGAGGGTGGATGCGAACTACCAAGTGAAACCTTTCGAACAATGGAAACCTCAAGATTGGCCTAAAACTTATCAGTCACCTTCGTTCCCAAATTTATTCGCAATTGGTATAGCTTTCGCACCACCCCATTCGATCTCAAAAATAATGAAAACCGAAGAAGGAGTGCAAATTTCTCCTACACCTCCTCGTACGGGAATGCCCTCCGCAACTATGGGACGAGCTGTGGCTAGAAGTATTGCCGACATGATTCTGTACGGAAAATCTATACCAAGCCACACTGCTTCGATGGCGGAGATGGGAGCAGCTTGTGTTGCTTCCGCTGGAAAAGACTTATTCAACGGAACTGCTGCCTCCATGACCGTATATCCTGTGGTACCGGATTATGAGAAGTATCCGAAATTCGGGCGATCCTTAAAATATACCACGGGGGAGATCGGATTGGCAGGGCATTGGATTAAGTTGTTACTGCACTATTTGTTCCTTTATAAGGCAAAAGCTAAACCCGGATGGTGGGCGATTCCGGAATGA
- a CDS encoding sensor histidine kinase — protein MKIIRKFGPIFGLVLAAFLLQSALIFGLDFRSLDPDRTVVLLISLPFTTLAAVFVWIWFNEFGPAWNLSSALSKLTDQEYVKYLSSLDKFKSDLIATNITESVCDKIIKFLPSIIDASRAKIYLWREDLGKFSPYPRDTGEDHFYIFDPFLLWITEHDKIFYSEEFVDNVKLQQIKEHALSFAAKTKADLLVPFILNKSLLGMLVLGPKNDGRRYTASELEKLNEMRSVSVMSLSNSIFYERLIELTETLEEKVRHRTQELENAQSQLIMSEKMASLGTMVAGIAHEINTPAGVINGSADNLESNMNYIVKNVFEIVRFARNKKLRKSFEVALLHILRDRKKSQVMESKDKFRIKREMKEEMVEMGIEVSLAGEVASFIIENDIMEVRKYILEILAQGAKPGYEMLKHASNTNRNIKNIKYSIKNIVRIVKALKYYSHLDQSKSFTSADLIEGIENTLVIMNNQLKYGVEVKKNFSTIPKVVCNPDELNQVWTNLIQNANQAIRGQGTIELSVYSTGDTVTIEVQDDGPGIDPSIKDRIWDPFFTTKDQGEGSGLGLGIVKGIVEKHKGKITVESAPGKTVFKVELPLRPPQPNVETSLEKPAV, from the coding sequence ATGAAAATCATACGCAAATTCGGACCAATATTCGGTCTTGTTTTAGCCGCATTCCTATTACAATCGGCGCTAATATTCGGTTTGGATTTCAGGTCTTTGGATCCGGATCGTACGGTCGTGCTTCTCATCAGTTTGCCTTTTACCACTTTGGCCGCCGTTTTTGTTTGGATCTGGTTCAATGAGTTCGGTCCCGCATGGAACTTATCCTCCGCGCTTTCTAAACTGACTGACCAAGAATACGTAAAATACCTTTCTTCGTTAGATAAATTCAAAAGTGATCTGATTGCAACCAACATCACGGAAAGTGTATGCGATAAAATAATAAAATTCCTCCCGAGCATCATCGATGCGAGTAGGGCTAAAATTTACTTATGGAGAGAAGATCTAGGAAAGTTCTCCCCTTATCCCAGAGATACGGGAGAAGATCATTTTTATATCTTCGATCCTTTTCTATTATGGATCACTGAACACGATAAAATTTTTTATTCGGAAGAATTCGTAGATAACGTAAAACTTCAACAGATCAAAGAACATGCGCTTTCGTTCGCGGCAAAGACCAAGGCGGATCTTCTTGTTCCTTTTATCTTAAACAAAAGTCTTTTGGGGATGCTCGTTCTAGGACCTAAGAACGATGGAAGAAGATACACTGCTTCCGAATTGGAAAAACTGAACGAAATGAGATCGGTTTCAGTGATGTCGCTTTCTAATTCCATTTTTTACGAAAGACTAATAGAACTTACCGAAACTCTTGAGGAAAAAGTCCGCCATAGGACCCAAGAGTTGGAAAACGCACAGTCCCAATTGATCATGTCCGAAAAGATGGCTTCTTTAGGTACCATGGTTGCAGGGATCGCGCATGAGATCAATACTCCTGCAGGAGTTATCAACGGTTCTGCAGATAATCTAGAATCGAACATGAATTATATCGTAAAGAACGTATTTGAAATCGTTCGATTTGCTAGAAACAAGAAATTGAGAAAATCATTTGAAGTTGCACTTCTTCATATCCTGAGAGATCGGAAAAAAAGCCAGGTCATGGAATCCAAGGACAAGTTCCGGATCAAAAGAGAAATGAAAGAAGAAATGGTCGAAATGGGGATCGAAGTTTCCTTAGCGGGAGAAGTGGCTTCTTTCATTATAGAAAACGATATCATGGAAGTTCGAAAGTACATCCTGGAAATTTTGGCCCAAGGGGCAAAGCCTGGATATGAGATGCTTAAGCATGCATCCAACACAAACCGAAATATTAAGAATATTAAATATTCCATCAAAAACATCGTTCGGATCGTAAAAGCTTTAAAATACTATTCCCACCTAGACCAAAGTAAATCCTTCACGAGCGCTGATCTGATAGAGGGGATCGAGAATACTTTGGTGATCATGAACAATCAACTCAAGTATGGAGTGGAAGTGAAAAAGAACTTCTCCACAATCCCAAAAGTCGTATGTAATCCGGATGAACTAAACCAGGTTTGGACCAATCTCATTCAAAATGCGAACCAGGCCATTCGGGGACAAGGAACGATAGAATTATCAGTATATTCTACAGGCGATACTGTTACAATCGAAGTGCAGGATGACGGACCAGGAATAGATCCTTCTATCAAAGACAGGATTTGGGATCCATTCTTTACTACAAAAGACCAAGGAGAAGGTTCGGGACTTGGCCTTGGTATAGTAAAAGGGATCGTGGAAAAACACAAAGGAAAGATCACAGTAGAATCCGCTCCGGGAAAAACGGTATTCAAAGTAGAATTACCGCTTAGGCCGCCACAACCAAATGTGGAAACAAGTTTAGAAAAACCTGCCGTATGA
- a CDS encoding MGMT family protein, which translates to MIAKPKKKKIETKAENFYDLVYKIVKKVPKGKVTSYGRIAVLIGKPRAARAVGYALNALKKGQEQKVPWQRVINSMGKISHKGDTPRAILQKKLLESEGIKFSREEVVDWKRFGWPD; encoded by the coding sequence ATGATCGCAAAACCTAAAAAGAAAAAGATAGAAACAAAGGCAGAGAATTTTTACGACCTAGTTTATAAAATCGTAAAGAAAGTCCCGAAAGGAAAAGTCACCAGCTACGGCAGGATCGCAGTTCTGATCGGAAAACCTAGAGCAGCCAGAGCGGTAGGCTACGCTTTGAACGCCTTAAAAAAGGGACAAGAGCAAAAGGTACCTTGGCAGAGAGTCATTAATAGTATGGGAAAAATTTCCCATAAAGGAGATACTCCTAGAGCGATCCTTCAAAAAAAACTTTTAGAATCCGAAGGCATCAAATTTTCTAGAGAAGAGGTCGTGGATTGGAAACGATTCGGCTGGCCAGATTAA
- the hisA gene encoding 1-(5-phosphoribosyl)-5-[(5-phosphoribosylamino)methylideneamino]imidazole-4-carboxamide isomerase: MILIPAIDLLDNCAVRLFKGKYDEKTIYSTEPWKLAEGFERNGATLLHLVDLNGARNQIGINTESISKIRKSSNLKIQLGGGIRDKEKLEYYDSIGIDRFILGTAAVNNPELLDFALKKYGEDRIVVAVDARDGIVKIAGWEVDSGVKYLDLLEKMQQAGIRNIIFTDIAQDGTLAGPNLNAYKEILSRYNFQVIASGGISSLKDIMALSALGTSVPMYGVITGKALYEGKIDLAEAITSLGSD, encoded by the coding sequence ATGATTTTAATTCCGGCCATTGATTTGTTGGATAATTGCGCTGTCAGATTATTCAAAGGTAAATACGACGAAAAAACGATCTACTCCACCGAACCTTGGAAACTTGCAGAAGGTTTCGAAAGAAATGGAGCTACTCTCTTGCATCTTGTCGATTTGAACGGCGCAAGAAACCAGATCGGGATCAACACGGAATCTATTTCAAAAATTCGTAAATCTTCCAATCTAAAGATCCAACTCGGCGGAGGGATCCGTGATAAAGAAAAGTTGGAATATTATGATTCCATCGGTATAGATCGTTTTATCCTAGGAACGGCCGCGGTAAATAATCCGGAACTTTTGGACTTCGCTTTAAAAAAGTACGGAGAAGACAGGATCGTTGTGGCGGTAGATGCTAGAGACGGTATAGTCAAAATTGCAGGCTGGGAAGTAGACTCCGGTGTGAAGTATTTGGACCTTCTGGAAAAAATGCAACAAGCAGGGATCCGTAATATTATTTTTACGGATATTGCCCAAGACGGAACTTTGGCGGGTCCAAACCTTAACGCATATAAGGAAATTTTGAGCAGATATAATTTTCAAGTAATCGCATCCGGTGGTATCTCTTCTCTAAAAGATATCATGGCTTTATCCGCATTGGGGACTTCCGTTCCGATGTATGGAGTGATTACAGGAAAAGCTTTATACGAAGGTAAGATAGATCTGGCCGAGGCTATTACTAGTCTGGGATCCGATTAA
- the hisH gene encoding imidazole glycerol phosphate synthase subunit HisH, translating into MIAVLDYGMGNIHSCLKAISLFTKDFSYTKEPSVLKQADAIILPGDGHFDKAMKNLNESGLRTFVDEHVKAGKPLFGICIGFQILFEDSDEVISENKNATVSGLGYIKGKIRKFKGKNYKVPHIGWNKLYKRNPSKSNLLKNLEDESFAYFIHSYRPVGVESSAITGFCDYYGEKFPAVVEKGNVFGTQFHPEKSYTFGLKILENFIQSL; encoded by the coding sequence ATGATCGCTGTTCTCGATTATGGAATGGGGAATATTCACTCCTGTTTAAAAGCGATCTCACTCTTTACTAAAGATTTTTCTTATACTAAGGAACCCTCCGTTTTGAAACAAGCGGATGCGATCATTCTTCCCGGTGACGGGCATTTCGATAAGGCAATGAAAAATCTGAATGAATCAGGTTTGAGAACCTTTGTGGATGAACATGTAAAGGCAGGAAAACCTTTGTTCGGGATCTGTATAGGTTTTCAAATTCTGTTCGAAGATTCCGATGAAGTCATTTCAGAAAATAAGAACGCGACCGTTTCCGGACTAGGATACATCAAAGGTAAGATCCGAAAGTTTAAGGGAAAAAATTACAAGGTCCCTCATATCGGCTGGAATAAATTATATAAAAGAAATCCTTCTAAAAGTAATTTATTGAAAAATTTAGAAGACGAATCATTCGCATATTTTATACACTCCTACCGTCCCGTTGGAGTGGAGAGTTCCGCAATCACCGGCTTCTGTGATTATTATGGCGAGAAGTTTCCTGCAGTAGTTGAAAAAGGAAACGTTTTCGGAACGCAGTTCCATCCCGAAAAATCCTACACCTTCGGTCTAAAGATTTTGGAGAACTTTATTCAATCCTTATGA
- the rsgA gene encoding ribosome small subunit-dependent GTPase A — MSTSTIPVKEFFTIARVFGAFYDLYSPERGRVRAVLRGRLRNISAKERHPFVVGDRVCAMESGGEWAIEERLPRKNELLRKSREGDAQVLCANVDQIAVLASLKDPETKDGFLDRCLAAAYLSQVPPLIIFTKSDLVDQKTAIKRSSVYKDLGYEVITVSCQTGQGLEELYSKFSSKTTYLVGNSGVGKSSLVNVLSDRELQKTSQVSLSTKKGKHTTTNSNFLVLEDNIVLIDSPGIKEWGILHLSKGEILESYPELRKYKEDCDISDCCDAGPGCKMLFSMGEATDISTERRKSLESMLASLENPFRITRRDHLKNESKS, encoded by the coding sequence ATGTCTACTTCCACGATTCCAGTAAAGGAGTTTTTTACCATAGCAAGGGTCTTCGGAGCCTTCTACGATCTGTATTCTCCAGAAAGGGGAAGAGTACGAGCCGTACTTAGAGGAAGGCTCAGAAATATTTCCGCAAAAGAAAGACATCCCTTTGTTGTAGGCGACAGGGTCTGCGCGATGGAGTCAGGCGGAGAATGGGCTATCGAAGAAAGATTACCTCGCAAAAACGAACTTCTACGTAAAAGTAGAGAAGGAGATGCGCAGGTACTTTGTGCAAATGTGGATCAAATTGCGGTACTTGCCTCTTTAAAAGATCCTGAAACTAAGGATGGATTTTTAGATCGTTGTTTGGCGGCCGCATATCTATCCCAGGTCCCTCCCCTAATTATATTTACAAAATCTGATTTAGTGGACCAAAAAACTGCGATTAAACGTTCTTCCGTTTATAAAGATCTAGGTTACGAGGTAATTACTGTATCTTGCCAGACCGGCCAAGGTCTAGAAGAATTGTATTCCAAGTTTTCTTCCAAAACCACGTACTTAGTGGGAAATTCCGGAGTCGGAAAATCTAGCTTAGTAAACGTCTTATCCGATAGGGAATTGCAAAAGACTTCCCAGGTCAGTCTTTCCACTAAGAAGGGTAAACATACGACTACAAACTCCAACTTTTTGGTTTTGGAAGATAATATCGTGTTAATCGATTCTCCAGGCATTAAAGAATGGGGTATCTTACATTTATCCAAAGGTGAGATCTTGGAAAGTTACCCGGAATTGAGAAAGTATAAAGAGGATTGCGATATTTCCGACTGTTGCGATGCGGGCCCAGGATGCAAAATGTTGTTTTCTATGGGAGAAGCGACCGATATAAGTACGGAAAGAAGAAAGAGCCTGGAATCTATGCTTGCAAGCTTGGAAAACCCGTTTAGAATCACACGTAGAGATCACTTAAAGAATGAAAGTAAATCCTAA
- the hisB gene encoding imidazoleglycerol-phosphate dehydratase HisB, with the protein MKEERKTSETDIKLSLNIRGKGNYKFDTQIPFFEHMLSHVSKHGLLDIDLWLRGDIEIDCHHSVEDTAILLGATLHKQLGDKAGIRRYGHYTLPMDEVLTTVAVDLGGRYYYKYTGPELVGKFGIYDAELSLEFLQKFALNAKMNLHVHVHYGENRHHIHESIFKAFGKALRMAIEIDPAAGGAIPSTKGVLE; encoded by the coding sequence ATGAAAGAAGAACGTAAAACTTCGGAGACGGACATTAAGCTCTCCCTGAATATTCGGGGGAAAGGAAATTATAAATTCGATACTCAAATTCCGTTCTTCGAGCATATGCTTTCTCATGTTTCTAAACACGGTCTTCTGGACATCGATCTTTGGTTGCGAGGCGACATAGAAATCGATTGCCACCACAGTGTCGAGGACACTGCAATTCTTCTCGGCGCCACTCTTCATAAGCAGTTGGGAGATAAAGCGGGGATCAGAAGATACGGCCATTACACTCTTCCAATGGACGAGGTTCTTACCACAGTCGCAGTCGATCTAGGCGGTAGATATTATTATAAATATACCGGTCCTGAACTTGTAGGTAAGTTTGGAATTTACGATGCAGAGCTGTCGTTGGAATTCTTACAGAAGTTCGCTTTGAATGCAAAGATGAATCTACACGTTCATGTTCACTATGGAGAAAATCGTCATCATATTCATGAATCCATTTTTAAGGCTTTCGGTAAGGCTTTGAGAATGGCGATTGAGATCGATCCTGCTGCAGGCGGTGCAATCCCTTCTACCAAAGGTGTTTTGGAATGA
- the thiD gene encoding bifunctional hydroxymethylpyrimidine kinase/phosphomethylpyrimidine kinase produces MQKPVVLTIAGSDSGGGAGIQADLKTFNSTGTFGTSVITCLTAQNPDGVTGILEVDPDFLERQLVAVLSYFPVKAIKTGMLFSESLIRRISKILQEYKTKGQNFEIVLDPVMVATSGAKLLQDEAIQSLISELVPMASLVTPNLDEAKILGSGEISKIESMESEAVSLSKKLGVPVLLKGGHIKNSKEALDILGISNGQTFKYTKPFVEDFNPHGTGCTYSSAIASYLAQGFPLSEAVGKAREFLHAAILQSFPAGKTKTLNHNPKI; encoded by the coding sequence ATGCAAAAGCCGGTAGTATTAACGATCGCAGGTTCCGATTCCGGAGGAGGAGCGGGAATCCAAGCCGATCTCAAAACTTTTAACTCCACCGGGACTTTCGGAACATCTGTCATTACCTGTTTAACGGCTCAAAATCCGGACGGTGTCACTGGAATTTTGGAAGTTGATCCCGACTTTCTTGAAAGGCAGCTTGTAGCAGTGCTTTCTTATTTTCCGGTAAAAGCGATCAAAACAGGAATGTTATTCTCCGAAAGTTTGATAAGAAGGATCTCCAAAATTTTACAAGAGTACAAAACGAAAGGCCAAAACTTCGAGATAGTATTAGATCCGGTGATGGTTGCCACTAGTGGAGCCAAACTTTTACAAGACGAAGCGATCCAATCCTTGATCTCCGAATTGGTCCCGATGGCAAGTTTGGTTACACCAAATCTAGATGAGGCAAAAATTTTAGGTTCGGGAGAAATTTCCAAAATTGAATCCATGGAATCGGAAGCGGTTTCTCTTTCAAAAAAATTAGGAGTGCCCGTTTTATTAAAAGGTGGACATATCAAAAATTCGAAAGAGGCGTTGGACATATTAGGAATTTCGAATGGACAAACCTTCAAATATACCAAACCTTTTGTAGAGGATTTTAATCCTCATGGAACAGGATGTACTTATTCTTCTGCGATCGCTTCTTATCTGGCCCAAGGATTTCCTCTTTCCGAGGCTGTGGGAAAAGCGAGAGAATTCCTACATGCAGCAATCTTACAGTCTTTTCCTGCCGGAAAGACAAAGACATTAAATCATAACCCTAAGATCTAG
- a CDS encoding DUF885 domain-containing protein, translating into MLKKILIISLSAIGIFVLSFAILIWHTINFRPLTLGLYYEKIFWENVLDDPETLTSLRILDSWGITSHNYKWSDSSPEKEMERADKAKRDLEILRTYDSSGLRGEDKIYYKALEWDLELAADYEKYIYNSYPVNQLFGVQNHIPSFLATSHMIEDYEDVESYIARLNGISEKLDQVIRGLEIRQSNGVIPPDFILRRVLDELKNFRVKNPEENILYVSLRKKLEKNDEILSDQKISSLAEVKRILESSVYPAYSKLQNFLEQQLKQADNKAGVWKLPNGEKFYEHTLKYHTTTNLSPEEVHSIGLSEVARIQTEMRSILEKSGIKVSNLQATMKQLREKPEFQFPNTPEGKEKVIEVYKEILKESIERSKPIFPSWPKAKVQVERIPEFKEAGAPGAYYEEPSLDGKRPGVFYANLRDLKEIPKFGMNTLTYHETIPGHHLQIAWSQELTSAPRKLRTTHFTAFVEGWALYAERLAKDYNFYSDPYVDLGRLQAELFRAVRLVVDTGIHYKRWSREEAIRYMSDNTGMAPKEVSAEIERYIVYPGQACSYKIGMISFLKMREDWKSVKGETFDIKEYHGFVLGKGSLPLEILEKVSREELGLVPKN; encoded by the coding sequence ATGCTGAAGAAGATCCTAATCATTTCTCTCTCCGCTATCGGTATATTTGTTCTATCTTTCGCAATTTTAATTTGGCACACGATCAATTTCCGACCGCTCACATTAGGTTTATATTATGAAAAGATCTTTTGGGAGAATGTTTTGGATGACCCGGAAACGTTGACCTCTCTTCGAATTTTGGATTCCTGGGGGATCACTTCTCATAATTACAAATGGTCCGACTCTTCTCCTGAAAAAGAAATGGAAAGAGCAGATAAAGCAAAAAGGGATTTGGAAATACTAAGGACTTACGATTCTTCCGGACTAAGAGGAGAAGATAAGATATATTATAAAGCATTAGAATGGGATCTGGAACTGGCGGCCGATTATGAAAAATATATTTATAATTCTTATCCGGTAAATCAGCTATTCGGCGTTCAAAATCATATTCCTTCGTTTTTAGCGACATCTCATATGATAGAAGATTATGAAGATGTGGAATCTTATATCGCGAGGTTAAACGGGATTTCTGAAAAGTTGGACCAAGTGATCCGAGGTTTAGAAATAAGGCAATCTAATGGTGTGATCCCGCCTGATTTTATTTTGAGAAGGGTCCTGGATGAACTAAAAAATTTCAGGGTCAAAAATCCGGAAGAAAATATTCTATATGTAAGTCTTCGTAAAAAATTGGAGAAGAATGACGAGATACTCTCCGATCAAAAAATTTCTTCCTTGGCGGAAGTAAAAAGGATCTTAGAAAGTTCCGTTTATCCAGCTTACTCTAAACTCCAAAATTTTTTAGAACAACAACTTAAACAGGCGGATAATAAAGCGGGGGTCTGGAAGCTTCCGAACGGAGAGAAGTTCTACGAACATACCCTAAAATATCATACTACTACAAATCTTTCCCCCGAGGAAGTTCATTCTATAGGACTTTCGGAAGTAGCTAGGATCCAAACCGAGATGAGATCCATTTTAGAAAAGTCAGGTATTAAAGTTTCGAATCTACAAGCTACAATGAAACAACTGAGAGAAAAACCTGAGTTTCAATTCCCGAATACTCCGGAAGGAAAAGAAAAAGTCATAGAGGTATATAAAGAGATCCTAAAAGAATCTATCGAAAGATCCAAGCCTATCTTTCCTTCTTGGCCAAAAGCAAAAGTACAGGTGGAAAGGATACCTGAATTTAAAGAAGCTGGGGCGCCTGGAGCTTATTACGAAGAACCAAGTCTGGATGGAAAACGTCCCGGCGTATTTTATGCAAATCTTCGCGACTTAAAAGAAATACCCAAATTCGGGATGAATACATTAACGTACCATGAAACGATTCCAGGTCATCATTTGCAGATTGCTTGGTCCCAAGAATTGACTTCCGCGCCTAGAAAGCTGCGAACTACACACTTTACCGCTTTTGTGGAAGGTTGGGCTTTGTACGCGGAAAGACTCGCAAAAGATTATAATTTTTATTCGGACCCTTATGTGGATCTAGGAAGACTGCAAGCTGAATTATTCAGAGCGGTCCGTTTAGTTGTGGATACCGGAATACACTATAAACGTTGGAGCAGAGAAGAAGCGATCCGCTATATGTCGGACAATACCGGAATGGCTCCTAAAGAAGTTTCTGCGGAGATCGAAAGATATATCGTTTATCCAGGACAGGCTTGCTCATACAAAATCGGAATGATCTCTTTTTTGAAAATGAGAGAAGATTGGAAGTCGGTCAAAGGAGAAACTTTCGATATTAAAGAATACCACGGATTCGTTTTGGGAAAAGGGTCTCTTCCTTTGGAAATTTTAGAAAAAGTTTCAAGGGAAGAATTGGGATTAGTTCCAAAAAACTAG
- a CDS encoding thioredoxin domain-containing protein, with protein sequence MKKLSPSSILAVISGIAAFISFLLIRKYFGGETADGLAQSLCDAVSESGSCSKVSESSISAIRDVPWLGDLPIALFGFAFYGFVTYLFVRSEKSPENKEGYLLLSFYILLVALVIDLGLFSASVFYIDAICGLCAVTWISTLILVIGTFFQIKDYKDKSLKKAFGILQIEGLNTYIVILLFLAAGQIGGKSFHDSLVDGEHTGVAQIQKQLADYEKAPVVSIDLQGSSIQGDPNAPITIVKFADFNCGHCMDTSHILKRVLRDYPGLVKIVYKNFPLDANCNRLVQSPRPDASSCVAASAAICADKQNKFPAIYEGLYRNTENRIAHSPASVLSLAQQEGLDMNQFRACLSSPAVRNQINKEVDDAAKVEIHSTPSLFINNKPIQSGTPKEAFLRALIESLIKKV encoded by the coding sequence ATGAAAAAACTGTCCCCTAGCTCTATTCTTGCCGTAATTTCCGGTATCGCGGCATTTATCTCGTTTTTATTGATCCGAAAATATTTCGGCGGAGAAACTGCGGACGGACTTGCACAATCTCTTTGCGATGCAGTCAGCGAATCAGGCTCTTGCTCCAAGGTATCCGAAAGCAGCATCTCTGCGATCCGGGACGTTCCTTGGTTGGGAGACCTTCCAATCGCACTATTCGGATTTGCATTTTACGGATTTGTTACATATCTTTTTGTTCGCTCCGAAAAGAGTCCTGAAAACAAAGAAGGATATCTTTTACTTTCTTTTTACATTTTGCTTGTTGCATTAGTGATCGATCTTGGGCTCTTCTCCGCTTCCGTATTTTATATAGATGCGATTTGCGGACTTTGCGCGGTTACTTGGATCTCTACTTTGATCTTGGTTATAGGGACCTTCTTCCAAATTAAGGACTATAAAGACAAATCCTTGAAAAAGGCATTCGGCATCCTCCAAATCGAAGGTTTAAATACTTATATAGTAATTTTGTTGTTCCTTGCGGCAGGCCAGATCGGAGGAAAATCTTTCCACGATTCTTTGGTAGATGGAGAACATACAGGTGTAGCCCAGATACAGAAACAACTGGCCGATTACGAAAAAGCTCCTGTAGTTTCCATTGATCTACAAGGTTCTTCTATACAAGGAGATCCAAACGCTCCTATCACGATTGTAAAATTTGCAGACTTCAATTGTGGTCACTGTATGGATACTTCTCATATCTTAAAAAGAGTTTTGAGAGATTATCCGGGACTAGTAAAGATTGTTTATAAAAATTTCCCATTGGATGCGAATTGTAACCGATTAGTACAATCTCCTCGTCCTGATGCGAGTTCTTGTGTAGCGGCTTCTGCTGCGATTTGTGCGGATAAACAAAATAAATTTCCTGCAATTTACGAAGGACTTTATAGAAATACTGAAAATCGAATCGCTCATTCTCCCGCTTCCGTGTTGAGTTTAGCTCAACAAGAAGGATTGGATATGAATCAGTTCCGCGCTTGTTTGTCTTCTCCTGCTGTCCGTAATCAGATCAATAAAGAAGTGGATGATGCGGCTAAAGTGGAGATCCATAGCACTCCTAGTTTATTTATTAATAATAAACCGATCCAAAGTGGAACCCCAAAAGAAGCTTTCTTAAGAGCTTTAATTGAAAGTTTAATTAAGAAGGTCTGA